From one Melospiza melodia melodia isolate bMelMel2 chromosome 6, bMelMel2.pri, whole genome shotgun sequence genomic stretch:
- the LOC134420252 gene encoding uncharacterized protein LOC134420252 encodes MEYTSVPLLAGQPSARSFHAALAVSDQKVLISGGCNARGALQDAFVFHLDTLSWSTVIHHDLCSVPRAGHTLLDLTPAHVMDMDKENKEEQKLHTVLVFGGSNSAGTFYNSTLKIQLDLG; translated from the exons ATGGAGTACACATCAGTCCCCCTCCTGGCAGGACAGCCTTCTGCACGTAG CTTTCATGCAGCGCTGGCTGTGTCGGACCAGAAGGTTCTGATCAGTGGAGGCTGCAATGCCAGAGGAGCCTTGCAAGATGCCTTTGTCTTCCACCTAG ACACTCTTTCATGGAGCACAGTGATCCACCATGACCTCTGCTCTGTTCCCCGAGCTGGCCACACACTGCTTGACCTGACTCCTGCCCACGTGATGGATATGGACAAGGAGAACAAAGAGGAGCAGAAGCTGCACACGGTGTTGGTCTTTGGGGGCTCCAACAGTGCTGGGACCTTTTATAACAGCACCCTCAAGATCCAGCTGGACCTAGGGTAA
- the GSTZ1 gene encoding maleylacetoacetate isomerase isoform X2, protein MASEKPILYSYFRSSCSWRVRIALALKGISYDLVPVNLIKDGGQQFSAEFKALNPMQQVPALKIDGITLSQSLAIINYLEETHPNPRLLPQDPKKRAKVRMIADHIASGIQPLQNLNVLKQMGEKKMEWAQNCIMSGFQALEQILQSTAGRYCVGDEVSMADLCLVPQVANAERFKVDMGPYPTITRINKALLELEAFKTSHPSRQPDTPAELRA, encoded by the exons atggcatctgAAAAG CCAATACTTTACAGCTATTTCCGAAGTTCCTGTTCTTGGAGAGTGCGAATCG CACTGGCTCTGAAAGGAATTTCTTATGACCTGGTCCCAGTGAACCTCATTAAGGATGGAGGACAGCAG TTTTCTGCTGAATTCAAAGCACTGAATCCAATGCAGCAAGTCCCAGCCTTGAAAATTGATGGCATCACCCTTTCTCAGTCG CTAGCTATAATTAATTACCTAGAAGAGACACATCCTAACCCCAGGCTCCTGCCCCAAGATCCAAAGAAGAGAGCCAAAGTCAGAATGATCGCTGATCACATTGCCTCTGGCATTCAGCCACTCCAG AACCTGAATGTCCTGAAACaaatgggggagaaaaaaatGGAATGGGCTCAGAACTGTATCATGTCTGGTTTTCAAG CACTGGAGCAGATTCTGCAGAGCACTGCTGGACGCTACTGTGTGGGGGATGAA GTTTCCATGGCTGATCTGTGTTTAGTGCCTCAAGTTGCCAATGCTGAAAG ATTCAAAGTGGACATGGGTCCATATCCCACAATAACCAGAATAAATAAAGCTCTCTTGGAGTTAGAGGCCTTCAAAACAAGCCACCCTTCCCGGCAGCCAGATACTCCTGCAGAGCTGCGAGCTTGA
- the GSTZ1 gene encoding maleylacetoacetate isomerase isoform X5, translating to MQSRPCGARSRRALSAGRDGDERRRRRILYSYFRSSCSWRVRIALALKGISYDLVPVNLIKDGGQQFSAEFKALNPMQQVPALKIDGITLSQSLAIINYLEETHPNPRLLPQDPKKRAKVRMIADHIASGIQPLQNLNVLKQMGEKKMEWAQNCIMSGFQALEQILQSTAGRYCVGDEVSMADLCLVPQVANAERFKVDMGPYPTITRINKALLELEAFKTSHPSRQPDTPAELRA from the exons ATGCAGTCCCGGCCGTGCGGTGCCCGCAGCCGCCGAGCCCTGAGCGCAGGCCGGGACGGCGatgagcgccgccgccgccg AATACTTTACAGCTATTTCCGAAGTTCCTGTTCTTGGAGAGTGCGAATCG CACTGGCTCTGAAAGGAATTTCTTATGACCTGGTCCCAGTGAACCTCATTAAGGATGGAGGACAGCAG TTTTCTGCTGAATTCAAAGCACTGAATCCAATGCAGCAAGTCCCAGCCTTGAAAATTGATGGCATCACCCTTTCTCAGTCG CTAGCTATAATTAATTACCTAGAAGAGACACATCCTAACCCCAGGCTCCTGCCCCAAGATCCAAAGAAGAGAGCCAAAGTCAGAATGATCGCTGATCACATTGCCTCTGGCATTCAGCCACTCCAG AACCTGAATGTCCTGAAACaaatgggggagaaaaaaatGGAATGGGCTCAGAACTGTATCATGTCTGGTTTTCAAG CACTGGAGCAGATTCTGCAGAGCACTGCTGGACGCTACTGTGTGGGGGATGAA GTTTCCATGGCTGATCTGTGTTTAGTGCCTCAAGTTGCCAATGCTGAAAG ATTCAAAGTGGACATGGGTCCATATCCCACAATAACCAGAATAAATAAAGCTCTCTTGGAGTTAGAGGCCTTCAAAACAAGCCACCCTTCCCGGCAGCCAGATACTCCTGCAGAGCTGCGAGCTTGA
- the GSTZ1 gene encoding maleylacetoacetate isomerase isoform X3, whose product MSAAAAAKPILYSYFRSSCSWRVRIALALKGISYDLVPVNLIKDGGQQFSAEFKALNPMQQVPALKIDGITLSQSNLNVLKQMGEKKMEWAQNCIMSGFQALEQILQSTAGRYCVGDEVSMADLCLVPQVANAERFKVDMGPYPTITRINKALLELEAFKTSHPSRQPDTPAELRA is encoded by the exons atgagcgccgccgccgccgccaag CCAATACTTTACAGCTATTTCCGAAGTTCCTGTTCTTGGAGAGTGCGAATCG CACTGGCTCTGAAAGGAATTTCTTATGACCTGGTCCCAGTGAACCTCATTAAGGATGGAGGACAGCAG TTTTCTGCTGAATTCAAAGCACTGAATCCAATGCAGCAAGTCCCAGCCTTGAAAATTGATGGCATCACCCTTTCTCAGTCG AACCTGAATGTCCTGAAACaaatgggggagaaaaaaatGGAATGGGCTCAGAACTGTATCATGTCTGGTTTTCAAG CACTGGAGCAGATTCTGCAGAGCACTGCTGGACGCTACTGTGTGGGGGATGAA GTTTCCATGGCTGATCTGTGTTTAGTGCCTCAAGTTGCCAATGCTGAAAG ATTCAAAGTGGACATGGGTCCATATCCCACAATAACCAGAATAAATAAAGCTCTCTTGGAGTTAGAGGCCTTCAAAACAAGCCACCCTTCCCGGCAGCCAGATACTCCTGCAGAGCTGCGAGCTTGA
- the GSTZ1 gene encoding maleylacetoacetate isomerase isoform X1, with amino-acid sequence MSAAAAAKPILYSYFRSSCSWRVRIALALKGISYDLVPVNLIKDGGQQFSAEFKALNPMQQVPALKIDGITLSQSLAIINYLEETHPNPRLLPQDPKKRAKVRMIADHIASGIQPLQNLNVLKQMGEKKMEWAQNCIMSGFQALEQILQSTAGRYCVGDEVSMADLCLVPQVANAERFKVDMGPYPTITRINKALLELEAFKTSHPSRQPDTPAELRA; translated from the exons atgagcgccgccgccgccgccaag CCAATACTTTACAGCTATTTCCGAAGTTCCTGTTCTTGGAGAGTGCGAATCG CACTGGCTCTGAAAGGAATTTCTTATGACCTGGTCCCAGTGAACCTCATTAAGGATGGAGGACAGCAG TTTTCTGCTGAATTCAAAGCACTGAATCCAATGCAGCAAGTCCCAGCCTTGAAAATTGATGGCATCACCCTTTCTCAGTCG CTAGCTATAATTAATTACCTAGAAGAGACACATCCTAACCCCAGGCTCCTGCCCCAAGATCCAAAGAAGAGAGCCAAAGTCAGAATGATCGCTGATCACATTGCCTCTGGCATTCAGCCACTCCAG AACCTGAATGTCCTGAAACaaatgggggagaaaaaaatGGAATGGGCTCAGAACTGTATCATGTCTGGTTTTCAAG CACTGGAGCAGATTCTGCAGAGCACTGCTGGACGCTACTGTGTGGGGGATGAA GTTTCCATGGCTGATCTGTGTTTAGTGCCTCAAGTTGCCAATGCTGAAAG ATTCAAAGTGGACATGGGTCCATATCCCACAATAACCAGAATAAATAAAGCTCTCTTGGAGTTAGAGGCCTTCAAAACAAGCCACCCTTCCCGGCAGCCAGATACTCCTGCAGAGCTGCGAGCTTGA
- the GSTZ1 gene encoding maleylacetoacetate isomerase isoform X4, producing the protein MASEKPILYSYFRSSCSWRVRIALALKGISYDLVPVNLIKDGGQQFSAEFKALNPMQQVPALKIDGITLSQSNLNVLKQMGEKKMEWAQNCIMSGFQALEQILQSTAGRYCVGDEVSMADLCLVPQVANAERFKVDMGPYPTITRINKALLELEAFKTSHPSRQPDTPAELRA; encoded by the exons atggcatctgAAAAG CCAATACTTTACAGCTATTTCCGAAGTTCCTGTTCTTGGAGAGTGCGAATCG CACTGGCTCTGAAAGGAATTTCTTATGACCTGGTCCCAGTGAACCTCATTAAGGATGGAGGACAGCAG TTTTCTGCTGAATTCAAAGCACTGAATCCAATGCAGCAAGTCCCAGCCTTGAAAATTGATGGCATCACCCTTTCTCAGTCG AACCTGAATGTCCTGAAACaaatgggggagaaaaaaatGGAATGGGCTCAGAACTGTATCATGTCTGGTTTTCAAG CACTGGAGCAGATTCTGCAGAGCACTGCTGGACGCTACTGTGTGGGGGATGAA GTTTCCATGGCTGATCTGTGTTTAGTGCCTCAAGTTGCCAATGCTGAAAG ATTCAAAGTGGACATGGGTCCATATCCCACAATAACCAGAATAAATAAAGCTCTCTTGGAGTTAGAGGCCTTCAAAACAAGCCACCCTTCCCGGCAGCCAGATACTCCTGCAGAGCTGCGAGCTTGA
- the POMT2 gene encoding protein O-mannosyl-transferase 2 codes for MGSYYINRTFFFDVHPPLGKMLIGLAGYLSGYDGTFPFQKPGDRYEQHNYVGMRGFCAFLGSCMVPFAYLTVLELSKSLPAALLTAFILIFDTGCITLSQYILLDPILMFFLMGAVLSMVKCNSCADRPFSASWWFWLSLTGVSLAGAMGVKFVGLFVVLLVGLNTIYDLWDLLGNLSLSLVMFGKHLLARVLCLIFLPLALYTAMFAVHFAVLNRSGPGDGFFSSAFQSQLIGNNLHNVSVPEHLAYGSVVTMKNLRMAGGYLHSHWHLYPEGVGARQQQVTAYLHKDLNNLWIIKKHDSDTADLSDPSSPVEFVRHGDIIRLEHKETSRNLHSHQHEAPLTRKHFQVTGYGINGTGDSNDFWRIEVVGRRTGQLIKVLRSQVRLTHVATGCVLGSSGKTLPKWGWEQVEVTCTPYLKETPNSLWNFEDHINPKLPNISLDVLKPSFAEILLESHMVMIRGNSGLKPKDNEVTSKPWHWPINYQGLRFSGVNETDYRVYLLGNPVIWWLNLVTIGLYLLITVATAVALKRGVQLTSELKELSRVVLRAGGQIALGWLLHYLPFFMMGRVLYFHHYFPAMLFSSMLTGITWDALLKFCAGFLSPSTTARKVYGGGFLALVLLILYSFYLFHPLSYGMIGPMASHPSSPMAGLRWMDSWEF; via the exons ATGGGAAGTTACTACATTAATCGGACCTTCTTCTTTGATGTCCATCCCCCTTTGGGGAAG ATGCTGATTGGACTTGCTGGCTACCTTAGTGGATATGATGGTACATTTCCTTTCCAAAAGCCAGGGGATCGATATGAGCAGCACAACTACGTAGGGATGAGAGGG ttttgtgcATTTCTTGGCTCCTGCATGGTTCCTTTTGCCTACCTCACAGTGTTGGAGCTATCAAAATCACTGCCTGCGGCCTTACTCACGGCTTTCATCCTTATTTTTG ATACAGGCTGTATTACATTATCCCAGTATATTCTGCTGGATCCCATTCTAATGTTCTTTCTCATGGGAGCTGTTCTGAGTATGGTGAAATGTAACAGCTGTGCAGACAG GCCCTTTTCTGCCTCCTGGTGGTTCTGGCTGAGTCTGACTGGTGTGAGCCTTGCTGGAGCAATGGGGGTAAAATTTGTTGGCCTTTTTGTAGTCCTCTTGGTTGGCTTGAACACAATCTATGACCTATGGGACTTGCTGGGGAACCTCAGCCTGTCACTG GTGATGTTTGGGAAGCATTTACTGGCTCGTGTACTCTGCCTCATCTTCCTCCCGCTTGCCCTCTACACGGCTATGTTTGCTGTTCATTTTGCAGTGTTAAATAGAAG TGGTCCTGGGGATGGTTTCTTCAGTTCAGCATTTCAATCTCAGCTGATCGGGAACAATCTTCATAACGTCTCCGTTCCAGAGC ATTTGGCATATGGGTCAGTGGTGACAATGAAGAACCTTCGGATGGCAGGGGGATACCTGCACTCCCACTGGCACCTCTATCCCGAGGGCGTTGGGGCTCGCCAGCAGCAG GTCACTGCTTACTTACATAAAGATTTGAATAACCTGTGGATCATAAAGAAACATGACTCAGATACAG CAGATCTGTCTGACCCCTCAAGCCCTGTGGAGTTTGTGAGGCATGGAGATATTATTCGTCTGGAACATAAAGA aaCTTCTAGAAATCTGCACAGTCACCAGCATGAGGCTCCCCTGACAAGGAAGCATTTTCAGGTCACTGGCTATGGAATA AATGGAACAGGAGACTCCAATGACTTCTGGAGGATTGAGGTGGTGGGCAGAAGGACTGGGCAGCTCATCAAAGTCCTACGCAGCCAGGTCCGGCTAACCCACGTGGCCACAGGCTGTGTATTGGGATCTTCTGGAAAGACTCTGCCAAAATG GGGCTGGGAACAAGTAGAAGTGACCTGCACACCATACCTGAAGGAGACACCCAATTCCCTCTGGAACTTTGAAGATCATATTAACCCTAAAT tgcccAATATCAGCCTGGATGTTTTGAAGCCTTCTtttgcagaaattctgctagaatccCACATGGTTATGATCCGG GGAAACAGTGGCCTCAAACCAAAGGACAATGAAGTCACATCCAAACCTTGGCACTGGCCCATCAATTACCAG GGACTGCGTTTTTCTGGTGTCAATGAGACGGATTATCGGGTTTATTTGCTTGGAAACCCG GTGATTTGGTGGCTGAATCTGGTCACTATTGGGTTATATCTTCTGATAACAGTTGCCACTGCAGTGGCACTGAAGAGAGGTGTCCAACTGACATCTGAACTCAAAG AACTGTCCAGAGTGGTGCTACGTGCTGGAGGGCAGATCGCACTGGGCTGGCTCCTTCATTACCTccctttttttatgatgggacGAGTTCTCTACTTCCACCACTACTTTCCTGCCATGCTTTTTTCCAGCATGTTGACAG GAATCACCTGGGATGCACTACTGAAGTTCTGTGCTGGGTTCTTGTCACCCAGCACTACAGCAAGAAAGGTATATGGAGGTGGATTCCTGGCTCTGGTTCTGCTCATCTTGTACAG CTTCTACCTCTTCCATCCCCTGTCCTATGGGATGATAGGACCCATGGCCTCCCACCCGAGCAGCCCCATGGCAGGGCTCCGGTGGATGGACTCGTGGGAATTCTAG